From the Drechmeria coniospora strain ARSEF 6962 chromosome 02, whole genome shotgun sequence genome, the window CCACGAGGTAGTTTCGTGTGCTGCAATCTCTCCGCACCCTGGCGGACCACGGAGCGTCGCGTTGACGATGCCAACGCGCCAGTACCATCGGCATGTATGTCAAGCTGTCCACATCTAGCATCTGAAGAAAGAATAACAAAATTATGGGAAACACAACGGTGTCGATTTTCTACATTCGTCCAATCCAAGTTCTTTACCCTGTCTGACTTACTTTTCAAGGATCGAGAAGTAAAGCCCATTCACTCCCCGGATTCGGCGAGCTCTGGCTTGGATGAGCTCAATTTATTAAAGGAGAACTTCATTTTTGGTGCCTCTGAGCGCCGGGCGAACATTTCAGAGCTGCGTTTGGCAATCGGTCATCATCGATCTGATGATCACAATCCGAGTCCGGACAAAACCCTTGGCAAGACGGTACATGAAGGATGCAACGTCTTGTCGACACTGAGAACTGTCTGGCCAAACCTGGAGGGGATGAATAAGCTGTTCTTCGTCCTGGGTCTACTGGCCTGCTTTGGTAAAGCTGTGACAACTCCGGCATTTTCATATTGCCTGGCACAGCTTTTGGGCGTCATGTGGGCCTCCGGTGACAGGGTAATCCGGGGTAGGAACTGGGCATTTTCACTCCTCGGGGTCGCAATAGCGGATGGCCTATTCACAGGAGCAGGCCGATATCTCCTTGAAAGCTCAGGGCAGGCATGGGTCGATAATATTCGGCTTGAGGCAATGAAGAGAATCCTCCAGCAACCACGATGGTGGTTCAACAAGAGAGGCCACTCCGCTGGTCGCATGGTCGAGTGCCTGGAAAGGAACGCCGAGGAGATGCGCAATATTGTCGGGCGTTTTTTACCCATCGTCATTGCCGTGTGTGGGATTCTCTCGATATCAGTCATCTGGGCCTCCATCATCTCATGGAGGCTCACCCTGGTAGCCCTTGCTCCATTACCCCTGGTCCTGGGCGCCGTCCAAGGATACGCAACGGTGAGTGGCAGATGGGAAGAGAGGTGCAACGACAGCGCACAAAATTCCAGTGCGGTGATGCTGGAAGCCTTTGTCAACATCGGTGTTGTGAGGGCACTGACCCTTGAAGGACACTTTTCGGCAAAGCACAGCAAGTCGGCCAAAGAGACACTCTGTGTTGGCATGAGGCGTGCGGCCTATACCAGCTGGCTATTCGGGCTGTATCAGTCCATGCCATACCCTCTCGCAGCTTTGGTGTTCTACTACGGAATGGTTTTGCTCGCTGGAGACAAGCAACTTGGTGTTGCAGAGATGCTGCAGGTGGTGAACCTGTTGCTGTTTGGAATAGGAACCGCTGCGGATATTTGCAGTGCCATGCCGCAGCTAACTATGGCCCAAGCTACGGCGGCGCAGCTCTTAAGCTACGCGAACTTGCCTCTAGATCGCCCCGCGAAAGGAAGTTGGTCGCGAAGGCTACACTGTCCTCTTCCCGTGCGATTACACGACTTGGATTTCTCTTACTATCACCGAAGCAATGAAGGAGTCTTAAAAGGCGTTTCTCTGGACATTTCACCCGGAGAATGTAtagccatcgtcggccgctcgGGTTGTGGCAAGTCGACCATTGCCTCCATCCTCCTTGGTCTGTACAAGCCATCGTCTCACTCATTCAGTCCCGAACCGCGCCCACCTCCGCTCAGCTTTGCCAACGCCTCGTACGCCGATATCGATATGCAGCACCTTTGCTCCACAACCATGGCCTTCGTTTCGCAGGCACCCTTTCTCTTCCCTGCCACCATCGCCGATAACATCGTGTACGGCCTCGCAGCCAACTCGCCCTACCGCCAGAGCCAAAGCATCATCCTTGCAGCCAAGGCAGTTGGGCTAGATGAATTCATCACCTCGCTGCCAGAAGGCTACAACACtgtcgtcggtgacggcggccagACCCTATCTGGCGGACAGGCGCAGCGCCTGACCATTGCACGAGCACTCATTCGTCGTCCGTTGCTTCTCATCCTGGACGAGCCTACAAGTGCTCTTGATTCTGAGAACTCTGCACTCATTGGGCAGGTGATACGAGACCTTATGCATGGACCGGGCAAGTCAAATCCCAAAATGGCCGTTGTTCTCATCACGCACAGCACGGAAATGATGCAGGTCGCGGACAGGATGGTTGTGCTCGAAAATGGCATGAATGCCGAAGAGGGTACATTTGAAGACTTATTGCGGGCCAGAGGACTCCTGTACCACATTTTGAGCGGAGGCGAATGGTTCGAAGGCAAGCGATCGTAGCGCATGAACTTGCATTTCATTTAGTCATGACACAGTATCGCATGTTGCTACAAATAAAATGTTGAGATGAAATACTCCAGTTTCTGATTCTTCATTCCGTTGATGGTTCATGTGTGATGCTGCTATGCTAAATGTATGCAACTGTTATGAATAAGTAACGAAACCTGGTTTCCCAGTGCACGGGATGTATGAGCTCTCCATGTGCAGGTGACATGTACTGGTTGGCAGTCATGGACGGATTTGATTGAAATACAGACAGTTTCAGCTCGTCCTAAAGTCACCTCCGTTTGGATCGCAACAGTCCCTCCCAAGTCAGCCCTCGTTTTTCACGCAGCCGCGCTGGGGCAGCCTGCGAAGGCTCAACCCACACGTCCCTTGTCATCGTCATACTCATGCTTCTTCTGCGGTTTCCGGCCTCCAAATCCGTAGCCATGAACCTCTGGAGCACCGGGTCTTGGCTCGGGGGTACTGTAAGGTCGCTTCTTGTCATAAGTATGGGGTCGTCCTTGAGAGTTTGTGGGTGCAGCTCCAAAACGTCTTGTCCACTTGACCTTCCCAGTTTGGCAGCTTCAATAATTCCTGGCAAATCCACCGTTGgtttcgtcttcgtcattTCTGAATCGTCTGCTGCGGCCGTATCCTGAACCTGATTGGAATTCTGGGCCGAAAGGATCCTCTGAGACGTCATGTCGTCAGCCGTGCCCATCTCCTGCTTTGGGCCATTCGACGAGCGACGTTTTCGTACGCGCAGTTTGGAAAAGCACGAGAAGCAGCAAAAGAGTGGGCGAAACGGCCTTGTCACGGCGAGATATATTCGTTTGACAAAGAGGAAGAATGCCAGGACATAACGGTCGGGTACTTGCCGTATCAAGGCGCCTAATGGTAACGTCAGGATGCCGAAGAGCACACTCCATCCCCACTGCGCTCCAGATAAAGGCACGGTGTTGAAGGCCTCGCCTCCCTTGAATATGATGATAAATTGTCCTATCAGGGTCAGGCATTGCACCCCGATAAACCAAGGGTTGCGCAAAACACCCTGGTACCAGATGTCCAACTTGTTGTCGACTCTGCGGCAGTTATGTTGGTTAAAGAACTGCATAAACACGTAAATATTGAACACAATCGTTTGCAGAGCCTCTTTCTCGCCGCGCGTGTCAACATCAAAAATGTCCCACCCAACGTAATGTATGGTGTAAACGACGGTCAACTGGTAGATGGCTTGACCAAGTATCATCTTCCACATGGTGATACTAATGATGGACGCGTCCCGTGGCTCCGGTTTTCGTTTCAGGAAATCAGGCGAAGGGTGGTCCGTCGCCAATCCGAGCGAGGCGAATATGTCCATGATGAGGTTAATCCAAAGCAGCTGCACGACTTCGAAGATGGGTTCGCCCGCGAACTTCGAGGTGACTGTAAGGATTCCGGCCGTGATGTTGATTGTGAACTGAAACTGTAAAGGAGGTTCCGGAACCATATTAGTCATTTCCTCGGTTATGCAGCGGAAAGAGACACTTCAGCTTGCAGCATACCTGACAGAACTTCTTCACTGCATCGTTGACAGTTCGCCCCCAGCTAAGCGCCTTCACAATGGATGCAAAGTTATCATCCAGCAGGATGATCGAGGCTGCTTCCTTGGCTACCTCCGTACCCTGGACCCCCATGGCGAAGCCAACATCGGCAGCCTTGAGGGCCAAAGCGTCGTTTGTGCCGTCACCAGTGACGGCAACGGTTTCGTTCATGGATCTGAGATGCGAAACCAAGAGCAGCTTATCCTCCGGGCTTGATCTCGCTAACACTTGCAGTCGAGGGATCACGGCGTCCATCTGCGAGGGAGATAACTTGCGAAATGTGGCTCCATCCATAGCAACACCTCCGGCTGTGAATATGCCACACTCTACTGCAATGGCTTTGGCGGTAAGGAAGTTGTCTCCGGTCACCATGCGCACGAACACGCCAGCATCCTGGCACTTGCGAACCGACTCGACGACCTCAGGACGGAGAGGGTCACGGATGCCAAATATGCCGATGCAGATCAATCCGGACGCCAGCCATTCAATGTTGATGCTGGCGGGGTCGTCTTCTGGGTTCTCAAAAACCTCCGACGCGTCAAAGTCCCTGTAGGCGATGGCAACCGGTCGCAGCATGTTGTTGGCGTAGTCCATGATGGTCTCGCGCAAGGCAGTCCTATTATCCTCGGAAAGGCGGTCGGCCGTGAGAGAATAGGTCGGATCGTCGACAAGAAAGGCACAGTACTCGAACACCACCTCGGCGGCACCTTTGACGAGTAATCGATACCTCCCATTGGGCAGCCTGACCAGGACTGCCATCCACTTTCGAGTTGAGTCAAATGGCAGCATGGTAAGGATCGCGTTGTTGGCCCTTTCCATGCTCAACAGCCCCATGCCGAGGTGATCGCGACTAAACTTGAGCAGCGCCGTTTCTGTGCTGGAACCGAAGTACTCTGAATCGGACGTCTCGTCGCTCTCGAATGCTGTCGAGTTGAGGGCAATGCTGTCCTTGATCAGGCTTTTGACCTCGCTCGACAACGAGGCGGCAAATCGAGTCGATGATGAGTTGCGCCCAGGCGTCGCAACGCTGGGTGCAGGCTCGCCGATTCCaatggcgacggtgccggtgTCGTCGAAGCTATTCTCCAACCCGATACGGCCAGCCACGACGGTCATTTTGTTCTGGGTAAGAGTGCCCGTCTTGTCAGAGCATACGCAGGTCGCGTTGCCCATGATTTCGCACGAGCGAACCAGCCGGACCAGATTGTTGTCCTTGAGCATCCGCTTTGTCGCAAAGGCCAGTGCGACGCTGACGTTGAGAGCGAGACCTTCCGGCacggtgatgacgacgacagTGATggagaggatgaggatgTGGAAGAAGATCTCGGCTTGGCCGGAAGCGCCCCTGGGGTGGGGTTCCTGTAGGCTCATCAGGAAAATAATGAACAGAATGATGAAGAAGATGAatccggcgacggcgccgaaaATGATGAGTTGTTtcccgaggcggccgagcttcGCCTGGAGGGGCGTCTCTTGGACATCTTCTCGCAAGGACATGAGCGTGCGACCGTAGGTTGAATTGGCACCAATGGCCGTCACCAGACAGCGTCCGACGCCACGGGTGACGGTGGTGCCGCTCAGGATGAAAGGATCGGCAAGCACGGCATGCTCAGCATCGTGGTCCGCCAAGACGGTCTTGTGGACGAGGCCAGACTCTCCTGAGATGGATGATTCGTCGATGTGAAGCCCCGAAGCCTGGATGAGAactccgtcgacggcgacaacgtcgccggcctcgatgtgcatgacgtcgccgacaagcACGTCGTGGCACCATATCTTTTGGGCCTTGCCGGAGCGGACGACGGTCACCTCGCGCTGGCGCTTTCGCTCGTTGACTTTCTCAAACTTATGGTTTTGCTGCCAATCGTTGGCAGCCGTGGCCAGGACGATGATgacaacggcgacgacgacggtgacgccgtcgacccaGTCGATATTCGAGGATCCTAACTTGGTGTTGGTCGATTGATAGATGCCAATGGAGAGGGAGATGGATGCGGAAATGGTGAGAAGGATGAGGAGCTTATCGTTGAAGGCAATCCACATCAGCTTGAGGAAGGACTtgtgccgacgtcgaggtagCTGGTTGGTGCCAAAGATTCGCTTCCGGTCGGCGAAGGGCCGATCGTGACCATCACCTACCCGCAGCGCATGAGGTACAGGGGGGAGCGGCTCGTGAGGTTGGTAGGCTGGCATTCGGCCTTGCCGGCCGGCAgagacggcctcgtcgaaggCGATGGTTTCGTTGAGGTCGGTCTCATCCACTCCAAgaccggcgacggcatcggtgCGGAGGCCAGCAGCAAGGCCGCGCACCCCGCCAAAGACGTCGAGAGCTGCCAAGCTACGGAAGGTGAGGAGGGTGTGCAGCTGGGCGGGCGTGAAGGCGAATCGGTTTGAGGGAGGTGGCGAGTCGTCTACCAGGTCGGATGCGAGAGGTTTGGCCTTTTGACTGGGCACAGacgcaccgtcgtcggccgcgggaGAGATGGGATTCATCAGCGAGGGACGCAAGTTGCGTGCCGAGCGAGCAGAAAGGGACGAAGAAGATTGGCCGGTGACGTCGTTTCGTTCCGGCTCGTCTGACCTCACGTTCGAACAAGGTCTCGAGAGCCTGGTCTCGGCAGAGGCCTCGAGAGCAGCGGCACGAGCCGAGTTCAGGTCATTTCAGTTAGGCAAGGCCGGCATCAAAGGGTCGTGATGGACGGTGCACCGAATAAGTAAAAGTTTTTCCCAGGCCGCGTTGATCGTCGCCGTCTGTTCTGCAGCGGTCGATTGCCGTGCGGCGTCGCTTGTGCATTTATGGTTCGACTCCGAACGAGGCAACAAAAACAAAAGGCAGGctgaagaggacgaggagatgatGAAGTCGAGCACACTTTGTTGGAGCCGGCGATTCCCTCGCGACTTGGATATTTCGATGCAAAGTCAACGTCACCGCTGCTTCGCACAACTCCGCGGCCGGCTCGCCCGTGTGCTTCTCGTGAGCAACGCAGCGCTGATAGGCCGTCGGCAGGGTCCTATCAGGGTCCCATTACCCTTGTTAGCAGAGCGGGCCAACAGGCAGCCCGCCCATCTCCATTGAAATGGTCGACATCGGTGAGTCCGTGTGGCTGCATGCAAGTCAGCCCGAAGGCCCCTGTCACGAAAAATATGCCGTGCCAAGGACTTCTGCCTACCTATTAGGGGCCACGAGTGGTGGTGGTTGGAGTTGGCGTCGTCcgaggtacttgtactcatGACTGCATACTCCGAGTTGCTGGACATCGATTACTTGccagtgcatgtaagtacctaaggGTGGTCGGGTGGTGCTCCGCAGCCTGGCAAGGGTCAgcgccgtccttgtcgagcaGCCTACGGGCGCTCTTCTCGTTGAACTCGGCAGCATCGTTTCTTGTTGTTGGGTCGGCTCTGGCACCTCGGCGAGTGAGGGGGGATGTGGTTGTGGAAGTAAGAATCGTGTGCGCGCCATTCTagtgctgccgccgccgcatcacacatgacatgtacttaggtgcaagcacaagcaagtaagtacctacccATACTTTACCAACTCTACTCGTACTCCGCATataagtacacgtactccgtagttgtgcacctattactccgtacattgcagtgctccgtgcattGCAGTGCAGTATTATACCTATCTATACAATAGTACATgaagtatggagtactcgtTGAATAAGTCTCGTCgattactcaagtacagtacctactccgtactgtaggtaatactccgtactccgtactgtacagtaagtaagtactgtacttacaggcttacatgtacaactagttgtaaGTGAGTatcacatgtacttaagtacagtacttattgtacaaGCACTGAAGGTGTGacattgtacagtacatgtacaagcgcaagtactgtaggcttATTGGAGTTATTGCAAGCAGCACGCGCAACACCATGCACACCACCACCATGTAATACTTCCACCACGACGCACACCACCACAAACAATGAAATGCACTCGCACACCTACACTTgctgtacctgtactagTAGTCGTAGTGCAACGAGAATCCCATTCCGGATTGGCAAGGTTCATCATTAGTCCCTGAGCCAGACCCCGAACGGTGGCCATGCTGGTGGAACATCACCTGCCATTTGGCtatggccctcgccgccccaaCACCATTGCCAGCATCTTCACCTACCTGTGCTGGTAATCGTacacgtactcgtacgtgtacagGTAACCATTACCAAATTGAGTGATACCTGGCAGGTACACCGCTTGGTGCCGAAGCACGCCATTCTTGCGCCTTTCCGCTTCGCAACGCCTCCAGCAGCAGTGCACGGTCGACCGCATCACCACGACGTACAGTCCACACTGCAGCTGTGGCATGAGGTCTTTGGTCATGGGCCATGGTGTTGAGACAGGTTCCGCCCATGCCGCCTGCACACCTCCTTCGACGCGAGGCCCGTCAGCTTGCACCGAGCAATCCCTTGCACGGCGGAGCAAACTTGCTCCCAATTCGCCTCTGCGCT encodes:
- a CDS encoding P-type calcium ATPase; its protein translation is MNPISPAADDGASVPSQKAKPLASDLVDDSPPPSNRFAFTPAQLHTLLTFRSLAALDVFGGVRGLAAGLRTDAVAGLGVDETDLNETIAFDEAVSAGRQGRMPAYQPHEPLPPVPHALRVGDGHDRPFADRKRIFGTNQLPRRRHKSFLKLMWIAFNDKLLILLTISASISLSIGIYQSTNTKLGSSNIDWVDGVTVVVAVVIIVLATAANDWQQNHKFEKVNERKRQREVTVVRSGKAQKIWCHDVLVGDVMHIEAGDVVAVDGVLIQASGLHIDESSISGESGLVHKTVLADHDAEHAVLADPFILSGTTVTRGVGRCLVTAIGANSTYGRTLMSLREDVQETPLQAKLGRLGKQLIIFGAVAGFIFFIILFIIFLMSLQEPHPRGASGQAEIFFHILILSITVVVITVPEGLALNVSVALAFATKRMLKDNNLVRLVRSCEIMGNATCVCSDKTGTLTQNKMTVVAGRIGLENSFDDTGTVAIGIGEPAPSVATPGRNSSSTRFAASLSSEVKSLIKDSIALNSTAFESDETSDSEYFGSSTETALLKFSRDHLGMGLLSMERANNAILTMLPFDSTRKWMAVLVRLPNGRYRLLVKGAAEVVFEYCAFLVDDPTYSLTADRLSEDNRTALRETIMDYANNMLRPVAIAYRDFDASEVFENPEDDPASINIEWLASGLICIGIFGIRDPLRPEVVESVRKCQDAGVFVRMVTGDNFLTAKAIAVECGIFTAGGVAMDGATFRKLSPSQMDAVIPRLQVLARSSPEDKLLLVSHLRSMNETVAVTGDGTNDALALKAADVGFAMGVQGTEVAKEAASIILLDDNFASIVKALSWGRTVNDAVKKFCQFQFTINITAGILTVTSKFAGEPIFEVVQLLWINLIMDIFASLGLATDHPSPDFLKRKPEPRDASIISITMWKMILGQAIYQLTVVYTIHYVGWDIFDVDTRGEKEALQTIVFNIYVFMQFFNQHNCRRVDNKLDIWYQGVLRNPWFIGVQCLTLIGQFIIIFKGGEAFNTVPLSGAQWGWSVLFGILTLPLGALIRQVPDRYVLAFFLFVKRIYLAVTRPFRPLFCCFSCFSKLRVRKRRSSNGPKQEMGTADDMTSQRILSAQNSNQVQDTAAADDSEMTKTKPTVDLPGIIEAAKLGRSSGQDVLELHPQTLKDDPILMTRSDLTVPPSQDPVLQRFMATDLEAGNRRRSMSMTMTRDVWVEPSQAAPARLREKRGLTWEGLLRSKRR